The following DNA comes from Methanothermus fervidus DSM 2088.
ATTAAAAACTACTCCACCACATGACATAGTTGGTGAACGCATTGATAAATATTTACCAAAAGGTGAAAATTCGAAGAAGATTGTTGAGATAATGGAAAAATCTAGAGAGATTCTTAATAATCATCCAATCAACAAGCAGCGAGAAAAAAATGGTAAAAAGCCAGCGAACATGATATGGCTATGGGGACAAGGAAAAAGGCCAAAAATGATACCATTCGAAAAGAGATTTAATATTAAAGGCGCAACGATAGCAGCAGTTGATTTAATAAAAGGGATTGGTAGTTATTTAGGTCTCAAAAATATAGAAGTCCCTGGTGCTACAGGCTATATTGATACAAATTATAAAGCTAAGGGTAAATATGCTATAAAAGCCTTAAATAATTATGATTTTGTTTATATACATGTTGAAGCTCCTGATGAAGCTGGTCATGCAGGCGATGTAGAAGAAAAAATTAAGGCAATTGAAAATATAGATTCTAAGATTTTAGGTCAAATTATTGACAATGTAAATATGGAAGAATTAACGATAGCAGTGCTTCCTGATCATTTCACCCCAGTTTCTGTGAAGACACATACATCAGAACCAGTACCGTATGTCCTTTATTCACCACGACTTAAACCTGATGACGTTTATAGCTATGATGAATTTTCTGCTAAAAATGGTTCACTTGGTATAGATAAAGGCTATAATTTAATAAAAAAGATGATGGGGTGATAAACTGGTAAAATATATCATTTTTACTGGTGGCGTAGTAAGTTCTGTAGGTAAAGGCATAACTTTAGCTTCAATTGGAAGAATACTTAGATCTTATGGTCTACGTGTAACAGCAATCAAAATAGATCCATATCTCAACTGGGATGCTGGAACCTTAAATCCATATCAACATGGGGAAGTATTTGTCACTGAAGATGGTATGGAAACAGATTTAGATATTGGACACTATGAACGATTTTTAGATGTGAATTTACCAGGTGAAGCAAATATCACAACTGGAAAAGTGTATCTATCTGTTATCAAAAAAGAAAGAGAAGGTAAATTTTTAGGATCATGTGTTCAAATTATACCTCATGTCACAGATGAAATAAAAAGAAGGATTAGGAATATATCAGAAAGAGATGATAATGACGTTGCATTAGTTGAAGTAGGTGGCACTGTAGGAGATATAGAAGGTCAACCATTTTTAGAAGCCTTAAGACAATTGAAAAATGAAGAAAATTATGAAAATGTGATGTTCATTCATGTAACTTATGTTCCTTATCTAAAGTCAGCTGGAGAACTTAAAACAAAACCTACACAACATAGTACAAAAGAGCTTAGAAGTATGGGTATAAATCCTGACATGATAATATGTAGAAGTGAAATTCCCATAGATGTTAACACAAAAAATAAAATTGCTCATTTTTGTGATGTAGAACCAAATGCCGTTATAAACGTTCCTGATGTAAGTTCGATATATGAAGTTCCACTAATTTTAAATAAACAAAACGTAGGGGAATATATAATAAATAGACTCAATCTAAAGCCAAGATCTCCTTTTGACATGTCTCGTTGGGAAAAAATTGTAAAAATGATGAAAGTAAAGAAACCTTCTGTTACTGTTGGCATAGTTGGAAAATATGTAGAACTAGAAGACTCATATATAAGTATAAGAGAAGCATTAAGGCACGCAGCCGCTAAAGTTGGTGTAAATGTTAATATTGAATGGATTAGCGCCGACAAAGATCTCAAGAAAGAAAATTTTGAAAATTTAGACTCTATACTAGTTCCAGGAGGCTTTGGTTCAAGAGGCGTTGAAGGGAAATTAAAGGTCATACGACATGCTATGAATAACAAAGTCCCAATTTTTGGAATATGTTTGGGCATGCAATGTATGGTTATTGAATTTGCTAGACAACATGGCCTCAAAAATGCTAACAGCACAGAATTTGACAAAAATACACCATATCCAGTTATAGATTTAATGGAAGAACAGAAAAAGATAAGAAAGATGGGAGGAACAATGCGACTTGGAGCTTATCCCTGTAAAATAAAGAAAGGCACAATTTCATATGATGCATATAAAAAAGATCTTGTATATGAAAGGCATAGACATAGATACGAAGTAAATAATGAATATAGAGACATTTTAGAAGAGGAAGGACTCGTAATAGCCGGAGTTTCTCCTGATAATTTTTTAGTTGAAATTATTGAACTAGAAGACCATCCATGGTTTTTAGGATGTCAATTTCATCCAGAATTTAAATCAAGACCCAACAGACCTCATCCATTGTTTGTTTCTTTCATTGAGGCATCATTGAATAATAAAAAATTAAGAGACAGGGATAAAAAATGATACCAACAATCTGCGTGATTATAGGTATAATCGTAACATTTTATGCAGCATATAGTGATTTTAAATGGGGTATTATTCCAAATAAATTAACATTTTCAACACTTCTCCTAGGATTGCTATTAAATACTGCTTGGGCAGTTATGATGTCTAATATTCCTTTTCTTACTAACATGCTTATATTTGTAGGTTCTGTATTTGCTATTTGCTATTTCTTCTATTGGATAGGGGCTTGGTCTGGGGGCGACGTAAAATTACTTACGGCATTGGCGGCATTGGTACCTTACAGATATTCTATAACAGATGTGACTGTAACAGCCCCATAC
Coding sequences within:
- a CDS encoding CTP synthase (COGs: COG0504 CTP synthase (UTP-ammonia lyase)~InterPro IPR017926: IPR004468: IPR017456: IPR000991~KEGG: mth:MTH419 CTP synthetase~PFAM: CTP synthase-like; glutamine amidotransferase class-I~PRIAM: CTP synthase~SPTR: O26519 CTP synthase~TIGRFAM: CTP synthase~PFAM: Glutamine amidotransferase class-I; CTP synthase N-terminus~TIGRFAM: CTP synthase); the protein is MVKYIIFTGGVVSSVGKGITLASIGRILRSYGLRVTAIKIDPYLNWDAGTLNPYQHGEVFVTEDGMETDLDIGHYERFLDVNLPGEANITTGKVYLSVIKKEREGKFLGSCVQIIPHVTDEIKRRIRNISERDDNDVALVEVGGTVGDIEGQPFLEALRQLKNEENYENVMFIHVTYVPYLKSAGELKTKPTQHSTKELRSMGINPDMIICRSEIPIDVNTKNKIAHFCDVEPNAVINVPDVSSIYEVPLILNKQNVGEYIINRLNLKPRSPFDMSRWEKIVKMMKVKKPSVTVGIVGKYVELEDSYISIREALRHAAAKVGVNVNIEWISADKDLKKENFENLDSILVPGGFGSRGVEGKLKVIRHAMNNKVPIFGICLGMQCMVIEFARQHGLKNANSTEFDKNTPYPVIDLMEEQKKIRKMGGTMRLGAYPCKIKKGTISYDAYKKDLVYERHRHRYEVNNEYRDILEEEGLVIAGVSPDNFLVEIIELEDHPWFLGCQFHPEFKSRPNRPHPLFVSFIEASLNNKKLRDRDKK
- a CDS encoding phosphoglycerate mutase (COGs: COG3635 phosphoglycerate mutase AP superfamily~InterPro IPR004456: IPR013371: IPR017850: IPR019304: IPR 006124~KEGG: mth:MTH418 cofactor-independent phosphoglycerate mutase~PFAM: 2,3-bisphosphoglycerate-independent phosphoglycerate mutase; metalloenzyme domain protein~PRIAM: Phosphoglycerate mutase~SPTR: O26518 2,3-bisphosphoglycerate-independent phosphoglycerate mutase 2~TIGRFAM: proposed homoserine kinase; phosphonopyruvate decarboxylase-related protein~PFAM: Metalloenzyme superfamily; 2,3-bisphosphoglycerate-independent phosphoglycerate mutase~TIGRFAM: 2,3-bisphosphoglycerate-independent phosphoglycerate mutase, archaeal form; proposed homoserine kinase) translates to MKYVILVGDGMADYPIEDLGNKTPLQVANKPNMDELAKKGCSGLLKTIPKGMNPGSDVANLSIFGYNPKKYYTGRGPLEAASLGIKLKNDEVAFRCNFVTVNNNVMVDFSADHITTEESKELINVLNNKIKSGKFYVGVSYRNIFIYPDGKINKLKTTPPHDIVGERIDKYLPKGENSKKIVEIMEKSREILNNHPINKQREKNGKKPANMIWLWGQGKRPKMIPFEKRFNIKGATIAAVDLIKGIGSYLGLKNIEVPGATGYIDTNYKAKGKYAIKALNNYDFVYIHVEAPDEAGHAGDVEEKIKAIENIDSKILGQIIDNVNMEELTIAVLPDHFTPVSVKTHTSEPVPYVLYSPRLKPDDVYSYDEFSAKNGSLGIDKGYNLIKKMMG